In one Vanessa tameamea isolate UH-Manoa-2023 chromosome 10, ilVanTame1 primary haplotype, whole genome shotgun sequence genomic region, the following are encoded:
- the LOC135193460 gene encoding uncharacterized protein LOC135193460 yields the protein MTHERVFDQPMKSTPILPFEVVAVPQYDDARLVNNADYNLTDPINIKIKIRNKEEKGERYGIVSAPKLFANNGKKVQLVSSDQTIMSFDLFVEPDTSKNFQKKSHKNFFHFFKPVGCLRIQNDNDDKSSYLPSTTNDVAIVKSTCRIVDTNIISEKNVLKKNFPGIPSTERTEKQLKAFMGICKPGGCLDPPFNEDKYSYKPALNLSSTSLKYKNDDKKVLSAETTSLYTDSEVKIKMKQKNENIGKPQPENNAEPDAHSLITYPTSSSSNDFRVPKESHDMKLKSRLSSENKARISINEFSEIFFMPPKKEQTKKKKENLTEKVCTIKDTNIDYEKGNYYLLKREPSESPTVIIESKSFINNNVGESKLFIESVQENAKYVESIRNIKNSKANLYDINADVNKVLNTHSQNLLNIKNTTEFPLENKVSDSQNYGYNKSTPNTEIQENEAKEQDVFIEKHKVTNKHKSEETIDLNDIKSSLKNITIQKTNSVTTADPVNKTNDLLYSFSESIDTLVKEHKEIADMGKLIEPSFKSKEFQNTGLYINTNHITGPETEIIEQHNSINDSKESLKKKLEENTDISKIKVIDSKEIQNVEFSNSANYLIIESKELKDSVKQSQESFKKKLEDITIAAEIKATLLKSKHRDNLHTSSIVNYDVVKAKESQYSQKTQDTSLRVSIDVPSVNELKTLVTSEDIGKDNLETNKNTDNSFDRDKRNEIYQNLNNHIPDVYQTVFSSDKNSDIGTGEKENLMPTSKQEKGYVKELVDKNITDTHLISNDAIIDSRIESISISSTEILKQTSEVNSIRKQTNLILIRDEQGENILRSTHVDKKYSAVENLKHLYSSESVTNAFKSNRNINDLNKNVDGSYKSVNSIIHKNVVPLEDESLQIKVKSWSKILNVNECVNNRPDSRITNSDNEDYTKTINLTNLEHLENNYLKLNQPDNRKQDNKAKPCQEDFGTTTYSSIAIDFGFRYSVDNDKLIIQTVDTSTHINKGDKINIIKSMIRANGDEIRIPIDLDIDLALVIKKAKNKVKTSQVEDNYEQKINEKSIENAVEKEDYLEETLNSVYKTLVPLNMIIQNLKEEANTLSCQQTSIKETLKIMEKKPMRLVQTNALCGCRKN from the exons ATGACTCACGAAAGAGTTTTTGATCAGCCAATGAAAAGCACGCCAATTTTACCATTTGAAGTTGTAGCCGTACCTCAATATGATGACGCACGATTAGTTAATAATGCTGATTATAATTTAACCGACCcgattaatattaagataaaaatacgaaataaggAAGAAAAAGGTGAACGATATGGCATCGTTTCCGCTCCTAAGTTATTTGCAAACAATGGTAAAAAAGTACAACTTGTCAGCAGTGACCAGACCATAATGTCATTTGACCTATTCGTAGAACCTGATACGAgtaaaaattttcaaaagaaaTCTCATAAGaacttttttcatttctttaaaCCTG TGGGATGTCTTAGAATAcaaaatgataatgatgataaatCTTCCTATCTACCAAGCACCACTAATGATGTAGCCATAGTAAAGAGCACATGCAGAATTGTAGATACTAATATCATTtctgaaaaaaatgtattaaaaaaaaacttccctGGCATTCCTTCCACTGAAAGAACAGAAAAGCAGTTAAAAGCCTTCATGGGAATATGTAAACcgg GAGGTTGTTTAGATCCACCGTTTAATGAAGATAAATATTCTTACAAACCAGCGTTAAATCTTTCATCAACAAGCCTAAAGTACAAAAATGACGACAAAAAAGTCCTTAGCGCCGAAACAACAAGCTTATATACTGATAGtgaggtaaaaataaaaatgaaacagaaaaatgaaaatattggcAAACCACAACCAGAGAATAATGCAGAACCTGATGCACATTCACTTATAACGTATCCAACCTCCTCTTCGAGCAATGACTTTCGAGTACCTAAGGAAAGTCatgatatgaaattaaaaagtagaCTATCCAGTGAAAATAAAGCACGAATATCTATTAATGAATTTTCTGAAATATTCTTTATGCCACCAAAAAAAGAAcaaactaaaaagaaaaaagaaaacttaactGAAAAGGTTTGTACGATAAAAGACACTAACATCGATTATGAAAagggaaattattatttattaaaacgagaGCCATCAGAATCGCCTACTGTTATAATAGAATCTAAAAgcttcattaataataatgtcggagaatcaaaattatttattgaaagtgTACAGGAAAATGCTAAATATGTTGAATcgattagaaatataaaaaattcgaaGGCAAATTTGTATGATATAAACGCTGATgtgaataaagttttaaatacacaCTCTCAAAAcctattgaatataaaaaatacaacggAATTTCCATTGGAAAACAAAGTATCGGATAGCCAAAATTATGGATATAATAAGAGTACACCCAATACTGAAATTCAAGAAAACGAAGCAAAAGAGCAAGATGTTTTTATAGAGAAACACAAAGTGACAAACAAACACAAAAGTGAAGAAACTattgatttaaatgatattaaatcatctctaaaaaatataaccatacAAAAAACAAACTCAGTGACTACAGCTGAtccagtaaataaaacaaacgatcTCTTGTATTCTTTTAGCGAATCCATAGACACGCTTGTAAAAGAACATAAGGAAATTGCAGATATGGGCAAATTAATAGAGCCATCGTTCAAAAGCAAAGAATTTCAGAATACAggtctatatattaatacaaatcacATTACTGGTCCAGAAACAGAAATTATTGAACAACATAATTCAATTAACGACTCCAAAGAATCACTTAAGAAAAAACTTGAAGAAAATACTGACATAagcaaaataaaagtaatagacagcaaagaaatacaaaatgtaGAATTTAGTAATAGTGCAAATTATCTAATTATTGAATCAAAAGAATTAAAGGATTCGGTGAAACAATCTCAAGAGTCCttcaaaaaaaaacttgaagatATTACTATTGCAGCTGAAATTAAAGCAACACTTTTGAAAAGTAAGCATAGAGATAATTTACATACGAGCAGCATTGTAAATTATGATGTCGTTAAAGCAAAAGAATCGCAATATTCACAGAAAACCCAAGATACCTCGCTAAGAGTATCTATAGATGTTCCTAgcgtaaatgaattaaaaactcTTGTAACAAGTGAGGATATAGGTAAAGATAATTTGGAGACAAACAAGAATACAGATAATTCTTTTGATCGTgataaaagaaatgaaatatatcaaaatctgAATAATCATATTCCCGATGTATACCAAACTGTATTTTCATCTGACAAAAATAGTGATATTGGTACTGGTGAAAAGGAAAATTTAATGCCTACTTCAAAACAAGAGAAGGGCTATGTCAAAGAACTTGTcgacaaaaatataacagatactcatttaatatcaaatgatgCAATAATAGATAGTCGTATCGAATCTATATCGATATCTTCTACAGAAATTCTTAAGCAAACGTCAGAAGTTAATTCAATCAGAAAACAAAcgaacttaatattaattagagaTGAACAAGGTGAAAATATTCTTCGTTCTACTCATgtagacaaaaaatatagtGCCGTAGAAAatcttaaacatttatattcgtCCGAATCGGTAACCAACGCATTTAAAtcaaacagaaatattaacgatttaaataaaaatgttgatggAAGCTATAAAAGTGTAAActcaataatacataaaaatgtagtaCCACTTGAAGACGAATCACtccaaattaaagttaaatcttGGTCGAAAATTTTGAACGTAAATGAATGTGTTAACAACAGGCCTGACTCCCGTATCACAAATAGTGATAATGAAGATTAcactaaaactataaatttaacgAATTTAGAGcatttggaaaataattacttaaaacttaATCAACCAGACAATAGGAAACAAGATAATAAAGCAAAACCATGTCAGGAAGATTTTGGTACAACTACGTATTCTTCAATAGCAATAGACTTCGGTTTTCGGTATTCTGTTgacaatgataaattaataattcagacTGTTGATACTTCAACTCATATAAATAAAGGGGATaagattaacattattaaatctatGATCAGGGCAAACGGTGATGAAATTAGAATACCGATTGACTTGGATATTGATTTGGCATTGGTAATAAAAAAAGCCAAGAATAAAG ttaAGACTTCGCAGGTGGAGgataattatgaacaaaaaataaatgaaaaatcaatcGAAAACGCTGTAGAAAAAGAAGACTATTTAGAAGAAACACTTAACTCGgtttataaaactttagttccattaaatatgataatccaaaatttgaaagaagaagCAAATACACTGTCATGCCAACAGACTTCTATAaaagaaactttaaaaataatggaaaagAAACCGATGAGATTGGTTCAAACTAATGCACTATGTGGTTGTCGAAAAAATTAA